One Rhinolophus sinicus isolate RSC01 linkage group LG06, ASM3656204v1, whole genome shotgun sequence DNA window includes the following coding sequences:
- the LOC141572318 gene encoding uncharacterized protein LOC141572318 — protein sequence MTLTPVSIIAQDGKGRGTGYNERRLFCGSQVTWFQYQANLSAPLPARVAPRNQHGSLPRAGIREFRLQGPTTTPRGNTAFGFTARSAPRKTVLVTLRATPPLSANEEQKPGREFSLIGSCWLRPAGNATPPSLIESQPPSRGVRVLCACCWPSGVSLASFRLTLLCLFQALTHRFPSFVFIALSLSSSFAAQHAEKRRLPTRFPAQVPTFRHAGHPRGPGTRAMDLHGCSAPHLTVHHIQARGSGPALGF from the exons atgaccCTCACTCCTGTTTCAATCATTGCCCAA GACGGGAAGGGGAGAGGCACAGGCTACAATGAGAGGAGGCTATTTTGTGGTTCACAAGTTACTTGGTTTCAATACCAAGCCAACCTTTCCGCACCTCTCCCGGCCCGAGTGGCTCCCAGGAACCAGCACGGCAGCTTACCCAGGGCCGGGATTCGGGAATTTCGACTGCAGGGACCAACAACAACCCCACGTGGAAATACGGCCTTCGGCTTCACTGCACGGTCTGCACCGAGAAAGACAGTCCTGGTGACGCTCCGGGCAACGCCTCCACTGTCAGCCAATGAGGAGCAGAAGCCAGGTCGCGAATTTTCGCTCATTGGGTCATGCTGGCTCCGCCCCGCGGGGAACGCAACTCCCCCCAGTCTAATAGAGTCTCAGCCCCCGAGTCGCGGAGTCCGGGTTCTGTGTGCTTGCTGCTGGCCATCCGGCGTTTCTTTAGCTTCCTTCCGCTTGACTCTTCTGTGTCTCTTTCAAGCCCTCACGCACCGGTTTCCTAGTTTTGTCTTTATCgccctttccctctcttcttccttcgcAGCTCAGCATGCAGAAAAAAGACGTCTCCCCACACGGTTTCCTGCCCAGGTTCCAACATTTCGCCACGCAGGCCATCCACGTGGGCCAGGAACCAGAGCAATGGACCTCCATGGCTGTAGTGCCCCCCATCTCACTGTCCACCACATTCAAGCAAGGGGCTCCGGGCCGGCACTCG GGTTTTGA